From Nicotiana tabacum cultivar K326 chromosome 15, ASM71507v2, whole genome shotgun sequence, the proteins below share one genomic window:
- the LOC107765680 gene encoding protein LURP-one-related 5-like — protein MKGKGSAIIEDTFMYKEETNLTVLKTSLFFTGDGFTAYDCKGQLVFRVDTYGPDSRDQGELVLMDASGRCILTVRRKRPSLHHRWEGYIGERMEGQKPIFSVRRSSLIGRSSVTVEVYNNNPVEEYQIEGSFAQRNCKFFNADKESVVEIRRKVDACANVVLGTDVFSLNVKPGFDAAFAMGLALVLDRIQGDDYVEVNDNNTPSAPL, from the exons ATGAAGGGTAAAGGCTCTGCTATTATAGAAGATACATTCATGTACAAAGAAGAGACTAATCTCACAGTTCTCAAGACCTCCCTTTTCTTCACCGGCGATGGATTTACTGCTTATGACTGTAAAGGCCAACTCGTCTTCCGAGTTGACACCTATGGCCCCGACTCTCGTGACCAGGGCGAACTCGTTCTCATGGATGCCTCTGGTAGATGCATTCTCACTGTTCGCCGAAAG agACCAAGTCTGCATCATAGATGGGAAGGCTACATAGGAGAAAGAATGGAGGGGCAAAAACCAATATTCAGTGTACGAAGATCCTCCTTAATAGGAAGATCAAGTGTGACAGTAGAGGTATACAACAATAATCCAGTGGAAGAATACCAGATAGAAGGGTCATTTGCACAGAGGAATTGCAAATTTTTCAATGCAGATAAAGAATCGGTTGTTGAAATTCGACGTAAAGTGGACGCTTGTGCTAATGTGGTGCTTGGCACAGACGTTTTTTCTTTAAATGTCAAGCCTGGTTTTGATGCTGCCTTTGCTATGGGATTGGCCCTTGTGCTTGATCGAATTCAAGGTGATGATTATGTTGAAGTTAATGATAATAATACTCCCTCCGCtccactttaa